From the genome of Daphnia magna isolate NIES unplaced genomic scaffold, ASM2063170v1.1 Dm_contigs123, whole genome shotgun sequence:
CGCAAAAGTTTACGACGATGAAGTGGCAAATAAACAGGTTTTCAGTGTTCTAAATCCTAAATGGTGTCAGTCagaaatattgaaatgccagTTTCCTGCTGATATGAAAGTTAGTGAACAAGTGAAACAACGTGGTGAGAGCATGAAGCCAGCGGAATCGGATTGGATAACTTTCTCATATGTGTATTTCTCTCAAACTGGTAAAATTATTCTCTGATTcgtcaaattaaaaaaaatatattgaaTTTGCATTCAATTGAGATCAACACAAATAGTTGTGGATTCTACCAACAGATGGCGAACGAGagcgtttgtttttatttacattcGGGAATCATGACTTGAACTACATTTATATTTCTTTTAGCATAGTAGCCTTGAAAACAGCTAGTTCTATAATCTTTTTTTCCGCTCTATAATTACTTAACCGTCATCTGCTTATTATTAacgtaaaatattttatttgtctACTAGATGATATTAAATCTGCATATCGGCGAGTTGAACGACTGAGTAAAGGAGAAACGTTTGAAGAATCTGAGCAAGTAAAGCGTTTGAGAATAGCGAATAAAAAGTATGCTGATGATTACGAAATCGGGGAATTTTCAAAAGCTAGTGAGAAAGCTCTATCGCAAGAATCGACCAGGACTACGCCGCCCTCAGTGAAAAAGTCGTTAGCCAAGAAGCCCACAcaacaaaacatttcaaatttcccaTCTATACCGAATAGTAGTGTCCCCGAAGGTAAtatatgattattattattaagtTGTAGTATCATAATAAGttactttttttattagtaTCCGGAAAACGTGGGGTGGATAGAGGCAAATCTTTGAAAGCTGTCATTCAAACGGCCACAGTCAAGAAGACATCACAGGAAAGATATGGTTGCGCCCGAAGGTAAATGGCAATAGATATTATGTTGTTATTATATATTGGCAGAACAGttaatttgttattgttattaggATTATTTAAGCGCAATTGTCAGGTCACGTTGACGCGATATGAAGATATGAGCAACGACTCTGGTATCAATATTGACACAATTGAAGAACCATCACATATAGAAGATTTTGAAAGTTCATACCAGGAGACAACGCAGGCATCTAGAGCGACCAATGCAAGCAAAGTCCGCGATATCAACTTCATCAGTCAAAAGAGACGAAGCAAAATCCAGAAAAATACTTCAGAATTAGAAATGGTGTTGTACGTATGGCCTTTTTTTAGAATACTCTATTTTATGCAACTACATCTAAATACTTTTTTTGTCCAGGACTCCTGCTCAAATGAGTCGTCTACTGATCAAAATGGATCAGCGAAGTAAGCGAACAGAAAAAATGGTGATAGAGATTAAAAATAATCGTACTGCTGGAGTCTTTTCTCCTTCTGGACTTCAATTATTGAAGGACAAGCTTCCCACAATGCCTTTCGACGATTGGAGTGAACTTGTGAAATTTGAGGATAGCATAGCTAGCGATGATGGGGCTTCTATAAAGAACGATTTGGTACGTACACTATAtttatttctacattttcacagaaagaaaaccaatgtGTAATGTTATTAACGTAACTTTAAATTCTAGTTGGCATTCCTACAAATGGTACCTGGTACTTCAGTATATCAAACTGCCAAAAACATGATGGCTACTCTGATATCCATACCGCTATCCCAGCTATGTACTTTTAAAGGAACATCTGTTATTCGTGACAAAGGAatacagaaaaacaaattttctcaATCTTGCCCAACTATCTTGGCTTGCATTAGTGGTAATAATTGACGTAATTTATATAAgttataaaaatgaaataataatgataaacacttttttatatttagcTGCCTGTTTATCCCGACATCACGATAAATACGACCCCAATCAATTCAAAACGTCTTTACAAAAGTTTTTTATTGAATCTGGAGATAAAAATGGGGgcacagagaaaagaaagagaaaaatcaacgaaaaaaattagaaggacagattcaacaaaaaaatctctcAAAAAATTCAGCAAGTGACATCTTTGAATCGTCGGAGGAAGACGTGGAATCATCTGGAAATGAAGCAgccaatttcagaaaaaacaagaggaacaattttgattgtatTAGTTCGTACTTTAGTTCAGGTTCATCAGATTCAGATAGTTGAATTCTATGTCCAACATCGCCGTGAAACatgaatcgaaaaataaacaaattgtggactgtaaatttttttctttcatatttttccaATAATAACTTCCTCTGCAAAATACGATGTATGCAGTTTTCAGCTAAATATAAAGCAAATAACATTCGCCAACATTTGAAAAGTAAGAAATCTGTTATTTTACcaatagaagtaaaataacttaaaaaatattgtGACCCAATAAATTCGGGTGCAAAAATATATTggataaatattttaaaaaattattttaccaACATCTCAATTGTAGGAATATAATATTTTAGCAATATTTGGGAAATATACTCTGCTAGCagggtgtattcacattgaatacaagtatatttgattctgtttacatgtacaagtataacctcataatataagagtgtattcacatagaatacaagtatattttatcctttttacatatagaagtaaaaacttatggtatcacagtgtattcacattgaattcaagtatattttattctgtttacatgcagaagtataaactcataatctaacagtgtattcacgttgaatacaagtataattgattccgtttacatgtagaagtataaactcataatatcacagtgtattaacattgaatacaagtatatttgattctgtttacatgtagaagtataaactcataatataagagtgtattcacatagaattcaagtatatttgatcctttttaccaatagaagtataaactcatggtatcacagtgtattgacattgaattcaagtatattttattctgtttaaatgcagaagtataaactcataatctaacagtgtattcacgttgaatacaagtatatttgattctgttaacatgtagaagtataaactcatagtatcacagtgtattcaaattgaatacaagtatatttgatcctatttacatatagaagtaaaaactcatggtatcacagtgtattcacattgaattcaagtatatttgattgtgtttacatgtagcagtataaactcataatatcacagaggattcacattgaatacaagtatatttgatcctgtttacatatagaagtaaaaactcatgatatcacagtgtattcgcattgaattcaagtatatttgattctgtttatatttggaagtaaaaactaatggtatcacaatgtattaaaattgaatacatgtatattttatcctatttacatatagaagtaaaaaatcatgttatcacagagtattcacattgaattcaagtatatttgattctgtttacatgtagaagtaaaaactcataatataacagtgtattcacgttgaatacgagtaaatttgattctgtttacatgtagaagtataaactcataatatcacagtgtattaacattgaatacaagtatatttcattctgtttacatgtagaagtataaactcataatgtaacagtgtattcaaattgaagtatatttgattctgtttacatgtagaagtataaacttataatgtaacagtgtatttacattgaatacaagtatatttgatcctttttacatatagaagtaaaaacttatggtatcacagtatattcacattgaattcaagtatatttgaagttgtttacatatagtaggaaaaactcataatatcacagtgtattaaca
Proteins encoded in this window:
- the LOC123466902 gene encoding uncharacterized protein LOC123466902, which translates into the protein MVAPEGLFKRNCQVTLTRYEDMSNDSGINIDTIEEPSHIEDFESSYQETTQASRATNASKVRDINFISQKRRSKIQKNTSELEMVLTPAQMSRLLIKMDQRSKRTEKMVIEIKNNRTAGVFSPSGLQLLKDKLPTMPFDDWSELVKFEDSIASDDGASIKNDLLAFLQMVPGTSVYQTAKNMMATLISIPLSQLCTFKGTSVIRDKGIQKNKFSQSCPTILACISAACLSRHHDKYDPNQFKTSLQKFFIESGDKNGGTEKRKRKINEKN